AATGCCGCGATAATCACCGAGACCAGCGGCGCGCCGGCCCCTCCGATCTCCGCGAAACGCACTGGTTCAGCGCTCGTCATCCGCGATCACTCCGCCTTTTCCCGCCGTTGCTCGTCGTCGTCGACCATGAACGGCGCAGATTGTCGGCGGAGCCGCGCATCCGAAACAGCAGGCGGCGGGCCAGCCACAGCACAGAGGTAGAAGGCGTGCTCAGCGCCTGCCGGAGCAGAGTGCGTCGCTGTTCGGGACTGCGCTGGCGCCACCATTCCCAGAGCGGCGTATGCAGGCGTTTCAGTGCGTCGGCCATGGATGAATAGCGCGCCGGCGCTGAAGCACTGAGCTGGCAGAACTCCTCGGCACTGATCGAACCGAGAATTGCCGGATAGGTCAGGGCCCGCCAGCCGGACTGGATCACCTGATCGAGCAGGTCAACGCAGGAGGCTGCGGATCCGGCTTCGACGGCCGCCCGCGTGGCCGCCCTCAGGGCCGAGGACTCCACGAAGACGGCGGGAGCCAGTGCGGCGTCCCGACCCAGATGCGGTCGCAATGGATCGGGCGGCAAGTGAATTCGACCTCCGGTAGGGCCAACGCTGATCCATGCACCCATCACCCCCAGTCTCGGAAGCCGCGCGAATGCCGAGGACCCGACCGCAAGGAAATCGCGATCGAGTTGCAGGCGTGCGTCGACAAATGCCACCGCCGCCAGGGATTCTCGGGCATCCAGCAAGGTCCTTGCCGCCAGCAGCTCGGGTGCGCTCACGGCCGCTCTGGGCGCGCACATGACTTCCAGACCTTCGGCCCGCAGCATTGCCAGATCCTCATCCGATGGAGCATGGCAAAGGACGATGACCGCGATCGGTGCCCGCGACTGCGCTTTGAGAGACGCCAGAAAGGCCTTGAGCGGGGCTTTCCCACCTCTGAATGTCACCACCACGCCGAGTTCCGCATCTGTCGCCTCGTCCGCGCAAGTCTGCATGGCTGTAGCAGCGGTGCGACCCGCGGTTGAGTCGTCAGCCTCAGTGGCCGGAACCTCGCACCTCGGCGCAGGGTTGCGCAGGAGCGAACGCTTCAGCTGCAGATGACGCTCGACCACCCGGTGGTTGTCGCAGGTGCGAATCACCGCAGCATGTGCGGCGGCTCCCATGCGTTCGCGCTCCTCGGCGCTGCATCGGAGCGCCCGCGTGAGCGCCTCGGCCAGACCCTGGGATGACCCGTCAGATGCAATCCAACCAGAGACCCCGTCCGTAATCAGTTCCCTCATTCCGCCATTGGGCGATGCAACGACGGGCAAGCCACTGGCCATGGACTCGATGCAGCTGTAGGGAAAGTTCTCCCAGCGCGAAGGCACGATCGCGGCGCTCGCACCGGCGAGCAGCAGAGAAACACCAGCAGCATCGCGGCTACCGTGAAAGTGCAAGCGACTGCGCACCTGCGGCGACAGGCGACGGCGAACGGCATCTCCCACGGTGGGTCCGCCGTCGACCGCCAACGGCGTGTCGCCACCGACGAACTCGACCCACAGATCCGGGTAGTCGGGGGCGATGGCCGCAACAGCATCCGCCAATTCGAGCACGCCCTTGCGCGGTTCCAGTCGGCCCGCATGGAAGATTGACCTGCCGGCCCAGACTGCAGCATCCCTGCGCAGGCGAGGCGCGTTACCCAGCGGATAGGGGATGACCGCAATTTTCGCGGGATCGATCCCGTAGCGAGTGACGGTCTGCGCGGACATGAATTGGCTTGGCGCGATCAGGGCGTCAGCCGCGAGAATTGAAAAGGCCTCGGCACTCACGGCCGGTGCGTAATCCAGAACCGCCCGGTCCCAGGTGTTGGCGGCGAAGATCTGCTCCGTCGAGGAATGCAGGTGCACCACACACGGTGGGCACCGCGTCGGACCCAAGCCCAACTGGCGCCGCAGCTGAAGGTAGTAGAGCGGCGCCTCCCATTCCTGAGCCTCGATGACATCGATCCCTTCCTGCTCGATCAGCGCTTCCGCCAGCAGCGCGGCTTGCCAGGAAAAGGCCTGCGCCGGATAGGTCGACGCAATCATTCCGCTCGCCACGCGCGGATCAGAACCCGCCTGGCGTGGCGAAAAGTGCGAGGCAACTTGATCAAATGCAACGCGATGGACGATCAGACGGCCGGGAATGAGCTCCTCGCAGGCCTTGGGCGAACCTGCCCAGCGGTGAGCGATCACATGCACCGATTCCCCGGCCTCGGCCAGAAGATTGGCCATGTGCCGGACATAGGTACCAATACCTCCCGGTGGATAGGCGGCAGGCGGGTACTCGCGGCAGATGAACAGATGTTTCAGGTGGACCTCGTCAATGATCGAATGCCGGCTGATGGTGTCCATGCGCCGAATCTGTCGCGCAGTGGAACCTGAGATCGATGTGCCAAGCGCCGTTACAAGATCTTCTGCGCGTGCAGCAAGTCGGCGATCTGCTCGGCGGCCGACAAGTGCGCTATCTCGTTCGGGTGCATGTCCCCGTCCGGATGAACTATCAAGCTCTGCCAATCATGTTGGCTGAGCAGCAGTTCTCCGACATCCAGCCACGGAACTCCAGAGCCACGCAGCCCCGGCGCTATCGTGTCAATCAGGGCCCGCCATGGCCCGGCATCCAGCGGGTGGGGCCTGAAGGCGAAGGCCACCAGTTTGGCGTCGATGCGCTGGGCGATGTCGCGCATCTGCAGGACCTGTTGCAGGCTTTCCCGGAAATCCGCCGGCGGCTTCTGCATTTCGTGACGATAGCTCTGGGTCAGGCCGAAAATATTGAAGAAATACTCGTACTTGTTCGGAGTATGAAAATAGCCATTGTTGACGTCGCTGCGCCAGGAGCTGTCGTCATTAGAGACCATGGCCAACACGACGACGTCCGGACGAT
The sequence above is drawn from the Rhodanobacteraceae bacterium genome and encodes:
- a CDS encoding glycosyltransferase family 4 protein, which gives rise to MDTISRHSIIDEVHLKHLFICREYPPAAYPPGGIGTYVRHMANLLAEAGESVHVIAHRWAGSPKACEELIPGRLIVHRVAFDQVASHFSPRQAGSDPRVASGMIASTYPAQAFSWQAALLAEALIEQEGIDVIEAQEWEAPLYYLQLRRQLGLGPTRCPPCVVHLHSSTEQIFAANTWDRAVLDYAPAVSAEAFSILAADALIAPSQFMSAQTVTRYGIDPAKIAVIPYPLGNAPRLRRDAAVWAGRSIFHAGRLEPRKGVLELADAVAAIAPDYPDLWVEFVGGDTPLAVDGGPTVGDAVRRRLSPQVRSRLHFHGSRDAAGVSLLLAGASAAIVPSRWENFPYSCIESMASGLPVVASPNGGMRELITDGVSGWIASDGSSQGLAEALTRALRCSAEERERMGAAAHAAVIRTCDNHRVVERHLQLKRSLLRNPAPRCEVPATEADDSTAGRTAATAMQTCADEATDAELGVVVTFRGGKAPLKAFLASLKAQSRAPIAVIVLCHAPSDEDLAMLRAEGLEVMCAPRAAVSAPELLAARTLLDARESLAAVAFVDARLQLDRDFLAVGSSAFARLPRLGVMGAWISVGPTGGRIHLPPDPLRPHLGRDAALAPAVFVESSALRAATRAAVEAGSAASCVDLLDQVIQSGWRALTYPAILGSISAEEFCQLSASAPARYSSMADALKRLHTPLWEWWRQRSPEQRRTLLRQALSTPSTSVLWLARRLLFRMRGSADNLRRSWSTTTSNGGKRRSDRG